The bacterium genome contains the following window.
ATGACAGTCGACGGTCTTCGTGTTGTCCTGAAGAGCGGCTACTTCCGCCTCGCACTGATGACGTTCCTGAGCGAGAACTCTCTGAACTTCAGAGGCGCGGACGTCTTCGCTACGCACAACAGAGCTTCAGAGAGGCTCCCGGGCCTGTCGGGGCAGCCCGTCCGGCGCCGGCCAGATGACGAGAACGGAGAAGGTGAGTCCTGGGCAACACATGATCCGGACGGGAATCACATCTTCCTCGATACCAATCCCACCGATCTGGGCGCAGCCGATCGCGAGTCACGGATTGCGGAAATACTGACGGCCACTGAGCGGCAGCTTGAAGTCCATGGTGCCAGCGAGGA
Protein-coding sequences here:
- a CDS encoding VOC family protein, with protein sequence MDYGVICPCIAVKNLAASRKFYESIGMEVIDEMTVDGLRVVLKSGYFRLALMTFLSENSLNFRGADVFATHNRASERLPGLSGQPVRRRPDDENGEGESWATHDPDGNHIFLDTNPTDLGAADRESRIAEILTATERQLEVHGASEDCLQAFRDGVLSKYGRV